DNA sequence from the Marinilongibacter aquaticus genome:
GTGTGGATTTCGACCAAACCCCAATCGCTGTGGCCTTGCAACAAGTGGAGCAAAAAGCCGATTTCAGACTTTCCTACAATCCCAAAAGCATCGATTTAAATCGTGTGGTTAGCTACAAAGCCGAGGATGTGGCGGCTCAAAAAGTATTGCAACACATTTTGGGCGACAACATTTCGATTAAGGCTAAAGGGCAGTACGTGATCCTTCAAAAGTATTCTCCCGAAAAAAAAGAGTTCTACATCGTGGGCTACATCATCGACCGCCAAAGCGGTGAATATTTAAGCAACGTCAGTGTATACGAACCGCAAAGTTTGGCCTCGGCCCTTACCAATCAACACGGTTATTATCGCATCAAATTGGCCAGAAACCAGCGAGATATCGACTTGCAGTTTTCCAAAAACGATTATGAGCCACATTATGAAAACGTTTCGCAGAGAATCGACTATCATTTGGATGTAAACATGAATCCCGAAAGGCCGGTCAAAGTCTTGAATTCTGAAATCGCACCGATTCAAAGTACGCCATTGCGAATCGACAGTTTACCGAAATTGGGACAGAACAATCCGCGAATCGATTCGGTGGAAGTGAGCAGCAATCCGAAAAGCAAATCTTTGGATTTCAGTAAAGAGCTTTACTTTATCGAAGAAAAGAAAGACCAGTTTTTGGAATGGTTGATGAGCACGAAACAAGCCATTCATTCCAGAAACCACATCGATAGTCTGTACCGCACATTTCAGGTTTCCTTTCTGCCTTTTTTGGGCACCAATCACAAACTGAGCCCTTTTGTAACCAACGATTACTCGTTCAATATTATCGCGGGCTATACGGGCAATGTGAACAAACTTGAGCTCGGCGGAATGGCAAACATTGTAAGGCGGGATATGATTGGTCTACAAATGGCGGGTATGTCGAATATTGTAGGTCGCCAAATGCAGGGAGTTCAAATGGCCGGATTGACCAACGTTAATTTGGGCCACGCCAGCGGCCTGCTTGCGGCTGGAACCGCCAACCTTGTGCTGAAAAATGGAAGTGGGGTGCAATTGGCCGGTGGAGCAAACATTCACTTGGGCGAACTGAAAGGCGTACAAATTGCCGCATTCAATTATGCCAAGAAAATACAAGGCTTTCAATTGGGCGTAGTCAATATTGCAGATGAAATACAAGGCACTTCAATCGGTTTATTCAATTATGTGAAACGAAACGGATACCGTAGATTGGAATTCAGTCTATCCGAATTGAATGCCACCGAACTGAGTTTCAAAACGGGGTCGAAGCCATTCTACAATATTTTTGCAGCGGCCTACAATTACAATCAGCTCAATAAACCGCAAGCTGGATTGGGCTACGGGATTGGCACGTCTTGGAAATACAATACATGGCTTGGCTCCAATCTCGATTTATTGGCCATGACCTATCTGCACGAATTTGAAAATATAGACGACAGCAGTTGGGGACAACAATTTAGATTGAGTGTAGGCATCGAAGCCAAACTGGGCAAGCGAATCGCAATTTTTGCCGCACCCACTCTCAATTTCTATGCTACAGACGAAAACAACAACTTGCACTTTGACGGGTACAAGCTGCTGCTTTCGAAAAATGACATACACGATTGGTTCAGCCCAAACAGTACGCTTTACTCTTGGCTGGGCTACAAAGTGGGCCTACGTTTGTGCAATAGATCTTAGAAAATCAATCCTGATGCAGCGAAGCTCCACCGGAAAGGTCTTGTCTAACTTGTGGAGTTCCGCTGTATTCAATCGAACTACCTCCGCTGGCATCTACCTCCAACAAATCGGCCAATTTACCCAAATGCAGGCTGCTTCCCCCGCTGGCGTCGATATAAGCCCTTCCGATACGGATATTTTTGGCATCCAAAGACGAGGCTCCAGAAGCCTCCACTTTCAAGGCTCTCAGGTCTTTTACAAGCTTCACTTCCGAAGCTCCCGAAAGGTCGGCTTCAAGGTTTTCGATTTCTGAATCCAAGAACAAATTCGCGGCTCCGCTGACATCGATAGACAAGTCGTTGATGTTGTCGAAATCCACTAAACCGGCATTGCACGCACCCGAAACCGATAAAGCACGTACGTGCGGAGTTTCTATTCGCAAACGCAATTCTTCTCGGTTCGAATTCGAAAATTGTTGGTCATAGCCAATGTGCAGCGTGCTTCCCGAAACCCGAACGCGTAGATCGTCTATGTCTCGCTGTACGCCTTTGGCTCGCACCCGCGATCTCGACGATTGCACAATTTCCACTTTCATGGCATGCCCCACTTCAATTTCTTCGAAACTTTCCAAATCGTAAGTCATTTCTTTGGGTGGGCCGGGCGGACGGTTATCTACCACGCAGGCAAACGGGATAAGGGCCAAAAGGCCAAGTAAAATTTGCTTTTTCATTTATGTTTTTCAGGTTGTTACTTAGGTCAAAACTCGATACGGTAATTCAACATGGGCACCATTCCCAATTGATATTTCCGTACGATTTTCTGTTGAAACGCATCGTATGCATCGTACGCTACGTTTTGGTAATTTACAAAATTCTGTATATCGACCGACCACATCTGGTTGATTTTCGCCTTTGAACGCTTCAAGTACAGCCGCAAATCTGGTCGGAAATAATCTGGGTATTGCTTATCCAGTGGTTTATCAACGGCAAAAACTGTCTGCCCACTTTCCTCTGAACGGCCTTCATCAATCGCATAATCTCGGAAACCGCCTAACCAAACTATACGCGTATTCAACCCCAAAACCCGATTCTTTTTCAGCG
Encoded proteins:
- a CDS encoding carboxypeptidase-like regulatory domain-containing protein — encoded protein: MKKLFLLLFFLAPMALFAQNKALDDKISVDFDQTPIAVALQQVEQKADFRLSYNPKSIDLNRVVSYKAEDVAAQKVLQHILGDNISIKAKGQYVILQKYSPEKKEFYIVGYIIDRQSGEYLSNVSVYEPQSLASALTNQHGYYRIKLARNQRDIDLQFSKNDYEPHYENVSQRIDYHLDVNMNPERPVKVLNSEIAPIQSTPLRIDSLPKLGQNNPRIDSVEVSSNPKSKSLDFSKELYFIEEKKDQFLEWLMSTKQAIHSRNHIDSLYRTFQVSFLPFLGTNHKLSPFVTNDYSFNIIAGYTGNVNKLELGGMANIVRRDMIGLQMAGMSNIVGRQMQGVQMAGLTNVNLGHASGLLAAGTANLVLKNGSGVQLAGGANIHLGELKGVQIAAFNYAKKIQGFQLGVVNIADEIQGTSIGLFNYVKRNGYRRLEFSLSELNATELSFKTGSKPFYNIFAAAYNYNQLNKPQAGLGYGIGTSWKYNTWLGSNLDLLAMTYLHEFENIDDSSWGQQFRLSVGIEAKLGKRIAIFAAPTLNFYATDENNNLHFDGYKLLLSKNDIHDWFSPNSTLYSWLGYKVGLRLCNRS
- a CDS encoding DUF2807 domain-containing protein; translated protein: MKKQILLGLLALIPFACVVDNRPPGPPKEMTYDLESFEEIEVGHAMKVEIVQSSRSRVRAKGVQRDIDDLRVRVSGSTLHIGYDQQFSNSNREELRLRIETPHVRALSVSGACNAGLVDFDNINDLSIDVSGAANLFLDSEIENLEADLSGASEVKLVKDLRALKVEASGASSLDAKNIRIGRAYIDASGGSSLHLGKLADLLEVDASGGSSIEYSGTPQVRQDLSGGASLHQD